Proteins from a genomic interval of Tachyglossus aculeatus isolate mTacAcu1 chromosome 8, mTacAcu1.pri, whole genome shotgun sequence:
- the TSHZ2 gene encoding teashirt homolog 2 isoform X2, giving the protein MPRRKQQAPKRAAGYVQEEELKEEEDIKEEEEEDEDGNSVAQHQGSNDTGTDEEVETGPEQKGSFSYQNSPVSHLSNQDAENESLLSDASDQVADIKSNCCKDAPEKKTNAHPKLQKEAHNCMDKMTAVYANILTDSYWTGLGLGLKLSNSERRSCDNRNGGNKSDFDWHQDALSKSLQQSLPSRPVSKPNLFSSVQLYRQSSKMCGTVFTGASRFRCRQCSAAYDTLVELTVHMNETGHYQDDNRKKDKHRPTSYSKPRKRAFQDMDKEDAQKVLKCMFCGDSFDSLQDLSVHMIKTKHYQKVPLKEPVPTISSKMVTPAKKRVFDVNRPCSPDSTTGSFADTFSPQKSANLQLSSNNRYGYQNGASYTWQFEACKSQILKCMECGSSHDTLQQLTTHMMVTGHFLKVTSSASKKGKQLVLDPLAVEKMQTLSEPPAGEVPVPKPSNSTGSDGAVSAVELKNESKREKPGEINKDEKVVKNEDYEDTLQKPLDPTMKYQYLREEDLEDGSKGGGDILKSLENTVTTAINKAQNGAPSWSAYPSIHAAYQLSEGTKPSLPLGSQVLQIRPTITNKLRPIAPKWKVMPLVSVPASLAQCTQVKKESEDRDEAQKEYTKDSPPPEASSLSQSEGESLPKSESPSDSKKTESPPLKEEDKAKESREKEKTKLKDPTSSLSNGCAAASHPGELPGINPLSALQSVLNNHLGKATEPLRSQASSSPSSSTISVFHKPNLSIVEKPVLSPAPSRPASVSRHYLFETNDQPIDLTKSKSKKAESAQAQSCTSPPQKHALSDIADMVKVLPKATTPKPAASSRVSSMKLEMDVRRFEDVSTEVSTLHKRKGRQSNWNPQHLLILQAQFASSLFQTSEGKYLLSDLGPQERMQISKFTGLSMTTISHWLANVKYQLRKTGGTKFLKNMDKGHPIFYCSDCASQFRTPSTYISHLESHLGFQMKDMNRLAVEQQTKVEQEISRVSVQRSPETIAGEEDTDSKFK; this is encoded by the coding sequence GTTATGTCCAAGAGGAAGaattgaaggaggaggaagacataaaggaggaggaggaagaggatgaagacgGCAATTCAGTAGCTCAGCATCAGGGCAGCAATGACACTGGCACAGACGAGGAAGTAGAAACAGGCCCCGAGCAAAAAGGTAGCTTTAGCTACCAGAACTCTCCAGTCAGTCATCTGTCTAATCAAGATGCAGAAAATGAATCTCTCTTGAGCGATGCCAGTGACCAAGTGGCGGACATTAAAAGCAACTGCTGTAAAGATGCCCCGGAAAAGAAAACGAATGCCCACCCTAAACTTCAGAAGGAAGCGCACAACTGCATGGATAAAATGACTGCAGTCTATGCCAACATCCTAACAGACTCCTATTGGACAGGCTTAGGGCTCGGGCTCAAGTTATCTAACAGCGAACGGAGAAGCTGCGACAACCGCAATGGAGGCAATAAAAGTGACTTTGATTGGCACCAGGATGCTTTGTCAAAAAGCCTGCAACAGAGCCTACCTTCGAGACCCGTCTCCAAACCCAACCTTTTCAGTTCCGTCCAGTTGTACAGGCAGAGCAGCAAAATGTGTGGAACGGTCTTCACGGGTGCCAGCCGCTTTCGGTGCAGACAGTGCAGCGCAGCGTACGACACCTTAGTCGAGTTAACGGTACACATGAACGAAACTGGTCATTACCAAGATGACAACCGCAAAAAAGACAAGCACAGACCAACCAGCTACTCGAAGCCCCGAAAAAGGGCCTTTCAGGACATGGACAAAGAAGATGCACAAAAGGTCCTCAAATGTATGTTCTGTGGTGACTCCTTTGACTCCTTGCAAGATTTGAGTGTCCACATGATCAAAACAAAGCATTACCAAAAAGTGCCTTTGAAGGAGCCAGTACCCACCATTTCTTCGAAAATGGTCACTCCTGCAAAGAAACGCGTTTTTGACGTCAACCGACCTTGTTCCCCAGACTCTACCACCGGGTCTTTTGCTGATACGTTTTCTCCTCAGAAGAGTGCCAACCTGCAGTTATCCTCTAACAACCGCTATGGCTACCAAAATGGGGCCAGCTATACCTGGCAGTTTGAGGCCTGCAAGTCCCAGATCCTGAAGTGCATGGAGTGCGGGAGTTCACACGATACCTTGCAGCAGCTCACCACTCACATGATGGTCACGGGTCACTTTCTGAAGGTCACCAGCTCTGCATCCAAAAAGGGGAAACAGCTGGTGCTTGATCCGCTAGCGGTAGAGAAAATGCAAACGTTGTCAGAGCCTCCGGCCGGTGAGGTGCCCGTGCCCAAGCCATCAAATAGCACAGGATCGGACGGTGCGGTGTCTGCCGTGGAGCTAAAGAACGAGAGCAAAAGAGAGAAACCAGGTGAAATCaacaaagatgagaaagtggtcaAAAATGAAGACTACGAGGACACTCTTCAGAAACCGTTGGATCCTACCATGAAATACCAGTATCTTAGGGAGGAGGACTTAGAAGACGGAtcgaagggaggaggggacattTTAAAGTCGTTAGAGAACACCGTAACCACGGCCATCAACAAAGCTCAAAACGGGGCTCCCAGTTGGAGCGCGTATCCCAGCATCCACGCGGCCTACCAGCTCTCCGAAGGGACAAAGCCCTCTCTGCCGTTGGGCTCACAAGTACTGCAGATCAGGCCAACGATCACCAATAAATTGAGGCCCATCGCGCCCAAGTGGAAGGTCATGCCTCTCGTGTCTGTCCCCGCAAGTCTGGCCCAGTGCACCCAAGTTAAGAAGGAATCAGAGGACAGAGACGAAGCCCAGAAGGAATACACGAAGGACAGTCCGCCGCCTGAAGCGTCCTCACTCAGCCAAAGTGAGGGAGAGTCACTCCCCAAAAGCGAGAGCCCTTCAGACTCCAAAAAGACTGAGTCGCCTCCCttgaaggaggaggacaaagcgaaagaaagcagagagaaagaaaagacaaaACTCAAGGATCCGACGTCTTCTCTCAGCAATGGCTGTGCTGCCGCCAGCCATCCCGGGGAGCTGCCAGGCATCAACCCCCTCAGCGCCCTGCAGTCCGTGTTGAATAATCACCTGGGCAAAGCCACTGAGCCTCTGCGTTCTCAGGCCAGTTCGAGCCCCAGCTCTAGCACAATTTCTGTGTTTCACAAGCCAAATCTCAGCATCGTAGAGAAGCCGGTTCTGTCTCCCGCCCCATCGAGACCAGCGAGCGTGTCCAGGCATTACCTGTTTGAAACCAACGATCAGCCCATTGACCTGACCAAATCCAAAAGCAAGAAAGCAGAGTCGGCCCAAGCACAATCGTGCACGTCTCCGCCTCAGAAACACGCTCTGTCCGACATCGCCGACATGGTCAAAGTTCTTCCGAAAGCTAccacaccaaaacctgccgcctCTTCTAGGGTCTCTTCCATGAAGCTGGAAATGGACGTCAGGCGTTTCGAAGACGTCTCCACCGAAGTCTCCACGTTGCATAAAAGAAAGGGCAGGCAGTCAAACTGGAATCCTCAGCACCTTCTGATTTTGCAAGCTCAgtttgcctccagcctctttcaGACATCCGAAGGTAAATATTTGTTATCTGATTTAGGCCCACAGGAGCGCATGCAGATTTCTAAGTTTACCGGACTGTCTATGACCACCATTAGCCACTGGCTGGCAAATGTCAAGTATCAGCTTAGGAAAACTGGAGGGACCAAATTTTTGAAAAACATGGACAAGGGGCACCCTATATTCTATTGCAGTGACTGTGCATCTCAGTTTAGAACCCCATCTACCTACATCAGCCACTTAGAGTCCCACCTAGGTTTCCAAATGAAAGACATGAACAGGCTGGCAGTGGAACAGCAAACCAAGGTAGAGCAAGAAATCTCCAGGGTATCTGTTCAAAGATCACCGGAAACAATAGCTGGGGAAGAGGACACAGACTCTAAATTCAAGT
- the TSHZ2 gene encoding teashirt homolog 2 isoform X1, producing MPRRKQQAPKRAAGYVQEEELKEEEDIKEEEEEDEDGNSVAQHQGSNDTGTDEEVETGPEQKGSFSYQNSPVSHLSNQDAENESLLSDASDQVADIKSNCCKDAPEKKTNAHPKLQKEAHNCMDKMTAVYANILTDSYWTGLGLGLKLSNSERRSCDNRNGGNKSDFDWHQDALSKSLQQSLPSRPVSKPNLFSSVQLYRQSSKMCGTVFTGASRFRCRQCSAAYDTLVELTVHMNETGHYQDDNRKKDKHRPTSYSKPRKRAFQDMDKEDAQKVLKCMFCGDSFDSLQDLSVHMIKTKHYQKVPLKEPVPTISSKMVTPAKKRVFDVNRPCSPDSTTGSFADTFSPQKSANLQLSSNNRYGYQNGASYTWQFEACKSQILKCMECGSSHDTLQQLTTHMMVTGHFLKVTSSASKKGKQLVLDPLAVEKMQTLSEPPAGEVPVPKPSNSTGSDGAVSAVELKNESKREKPGEINKDEKVVKNEDYEDTLQKPLDPTMKYQYLREEDLEDGSKGGGDILKSLENTVTTAINKAQNGAPSWSAYPSIHAAYQLSEGTKPSLPLGSQVLQIRPTITNKLRPIAPKWKVMPLVSVPASLAQCTQVKKESEDRDEAQKEYTKDSPPPEASSLSQSEGESLPKSESPSDSKKTESPPLKEEDKAKESREKEKTKLKDPTSSLSNGCAAASHPGELPGINPLSALQSVLNNHLGKATEPLRSQASSSPSSSTISVFHKPNLSIVEKPVLSPAPSRPASVSRHYLFETNDQPIDLTKSKSKKAESAQAQSCTSPPQKHALSDIADMVKVLPKATTPKPAASSRVSSMKLEMDVRRFEDVSTEVSTLHKRKGRQSNWNPQHLLILQAQFASSLFQTSEGKYLLSDLGPQERMQISKFTGLSMTTISHWLANVKYQLRKTGGTKFLKNMDKGHPIFYCSDCASQFRTPSTYISHLESHLGFQMKDMNRLAVEQQTKVEQEISRVSVQRSPETIAGEEDTDSKFKCKLCCRTFASKHAVKLHLSKTHSKSPEHHSQFVAEVDEE from the coding sequence GTTATGTCCAAGAGGAAGaattgaaggaggaggaagacataaaggaggaggaggaagaggatgaagacgGCAATTCAGTAGCTCAGCATCAGGGCAGCAATGACACTGGCACAGACGAGGAAGTAGAAACAGGCCCCGAGCAAAAAGGTAGCTTTAGCTACCAGAACTCTCCAGTCAGTCATCTGTCTAATCAAGATGCAGAAAATGAATCTCTCTTGAGCGATGCCAGTGACCAAGTGGCGGACATTAAAAGCAACTGCTGTAAAGATGCCCCGGAAAAGAAAACGAATGCCCACCCTAAACTTCAGAAGGAAGCGCACAACTGCATGGATAAAATGACTGCAGTCTATGCCAACATCCTAACAGACTCCTATTGGACAGGCTTAGGGCTCGGGCTCAAGTTATCTAACAGCGAACGGAGAAGCTGCGACAACCGCAATGGAGGCAATAAAAGTGACTTTGATTGGCACCAGGATGCTTTGTCAAAAAGCCTGCAACAGAGCCTACCTTCGAGACCCGTCTCCAAACCCAACCTTTTCAGTTCCGTCCAGTTGTACAGGCAGAGCAGCAAAATGTGTGGAACGGTCTTCACGGGTGCCAGCCGCTTTCGGTGCAGACAGTGCAGCGCAGCGTACGACACCTTAGTCGAGTTAACGGTACACATGAACGAAACTGGTCATTACCAAGATGACAACCGCAAAAAAGACAAGCACAGACCAACCAGCTACTCGAAGCCCCGAAAAAGGGCCTTTCAGGACATGGACAAAGAAGATGCACAAAAGGTCCTCAAATGTATGTTCTGTGGTGACTCCTTTGACTCCTTGCAAGATTTGAGTGTCCACATGATCAAAACAAAGCATTACCAAAAAGTGCCTTTGAAGGAGCCAGTACCCACCATTTCTTCGAAAATGGTCACTCCTGCAAAGAAACGCGTTTTTGACGTCAACCGACCTTGTTCCCCAGACTCTACCACCGGGTCTTTTGCTGATACGTTTTCTCCTCAGAAGAGTGCCAACCTGCAGTTATCCTCTAACAACCGCTATGGCTACCAAAATGGGGCCAGCTATACCTGGCAGTTTGAGGCCTGCAAGTCCCAGATCCTGAAGTGCATGGAGTGCGGGAGTTCACACGATACCTTGCAGCAGCTCACCACTCACATGATGGTCACGGGTCACTTTCTGAAGGTCACCAGCTCTGCATCCAAAAAGGGGAAACAGCTGGTGCTTGATCCGCTAGCGGTAGAGAAAATGCAAACGTTGTCAGAGCCTCCGGCCGGTGAGGTGCCCGTGCCCAAGCCATCAAATAGCACAGGATCGGACGGTGCGGTGTCTGCCGTGGAGCTAAAGAACGAGAGCAAAAGAGAGAAACCAGGTGAAATCaacaaagatgagaaagtggtcaAAAATGAAGACTACGAGGACACTCTTCAGAAACCGTTGGATCCTACCATGAAATACCAGTATCTTAGGGAGGAGGACTTAGAAGACGGAtcgaagggaggaggggacattTTAAAGTCGTTAGAGAACACCGTAACCACGGCCATCAACAAAGCTCAAAACGGGGCTCCCAGTTGGAGCGCGTATCCCAGCATCCACGCGGCCTACCAGCTCTCCGAAGGGACAAAGCCCTCTCTGCCGTTGGGCTCACAAGTACTGCAGATCAGGCCAACGATCACCAATAAATTGAGGCCCATCGCGCCCAAGTGGAAGGTCATGCCTCTCGTGTCTGTCCCCGCAAGTCTGGCCCAGTGCACCCAAGTTAAGAAGGAATCAGAGGACAGAGACGAAGCCCAGAAGGAATACACGAAGGACAGTCCGCCGCCTGAAGCGTCCTCACTCAGCCAAAGTGAGGGAGAGTCACTCCCCAAAAGCGAGAGCCCTTCAGACTCCAAAAAGACTGAGTCGCCTCCCttgaaggaggaggacaaagcgaaagaaagcagagagaaagaaaagacaaaACTCAAGGATCCGACGTCTTCTCTCAGCAATGGCTGTGCTGCCGCCAGCCATCCCGGGGAGCTGCCAGGCATCAACCCCCTCAGCGCCCTGCAGTCCGTGTTGAATAATCACCTGGGCAAAGCCACTGAGCCTCTGCGTTCTCAGGCCAGTTCGAGCCCCAGCTCTAGCACAATTTCTGTGTTTCACAAGCCAAATCTCAGCATCGTAGAGAAGCCGGTTCTGTCTCCCGCCCCATCGAGACCAGCGAGCGTGTCCAGGCATTACCTGTTTGAAACCAACGATCAGCCCATTGACCTGACCAAATCCAAAAGCAAGAAAGCAGAGTCGGCCCAAGCACAATCGTGCACGTCTCCGCCTCAGAAACACGCTCTGTCCGACATCGCCGACATGGTCAAAGTTCTTCCGAAAGCTAccacaccaaaacctgccgcctCTTCTAGGGTCTCTTCCATGAAGCTGGAAATGGACGTCAGGCGTTTCGAAGACGTCTCCACCGAAGTCTCCACGTTGCATAAAAGAAAGGGCAGGCAGTCAAACTGGAATCCTCAGCACCTTCTGATTTTGCAAGCTCAgtttgcctccagcctctttcaGACATCCGAAGGTAAATATTTGTTATCTGATTTAGGCCCACAGGAGCGCATGCAGATTTCTAAGTTTACCGGACTGTCTATGACCACCATTAGCCACTGGCTGGCAAATGTCAAGTATCAGCTTAGGAAAACTGGAGGGACCAAATTTTTGAAAAACATGGACAAGGGGCACCCTATATTCTATTGCAGTGACTGTGCATCTCAGTTTAGAACCCCATCTACCTACATCAGCCACTTAGAGTCCCACCTAGGTTTCCAAATGAAAGACATGAACAGGCTGGCAGTGGAACAGCAAACCAAGGTAGAGCAAGAAATCTCCAGGGTATCTGTTCAAAGATCACCGGAAACAATAGCTGGGGAAGAGGACACAGACTCTAAATTCAAGTGTAAGTTGTGCTGTCGGACATTTGCGAGCAAACATGCAGTAAAGCTTCATCTAAGCAAAACACACAGCAAGTCACCCGAACACCATTCACAGTTTGTAGCAGAGGTGGATGAAGAATAG